A single Klebsiella variicola DNA region contains:
- a CDS encoding circularly permuted type 2 ATP-grasp protein, producing MIKITLPDGHYYDEMLTAQGEQRPHYNAWWQWFRNTDQFSIRQKKAQAELLFHRIGITFNVYGEDEGTERLIPFDSVPRIIPAGEWQRIDRGIRQRVKALNAFLYDIYHEQNILRAGLIPAEQVLANEQYQPCMQGINLPNNTYAHITGVDMVRNNDGQYYVLEDNLRTPSGVSYMLENRKMMMRLYPEMFEQHHIAPVERYPSYLLQTLRESSLVDDPCVVVMTPGRFNSAYFEHSFLAQQMGVELVESADLFIKNGAVYMRTTEGPRRVDVIYRRIDDAWLDPLAFRADSMLGVPGLLSVYRAGGVVLANAIGTGVADDKSIYPYVPEMIRFYLGEQPILSNIPTWQCRKAEDLRYVLSNLELMVVKEVHGAGGYGMLVGPRSTKEEREAFRQRLLANPANYIAQDTLALSTCPTFVDEGLSPRHIDLRPYVLSGQEMRLVPGGLTRVALTEGSLVVNSSQGGGTKDTWVMEDDASC from the coding sequence ATGATTAAAATTACGCTACCTGACGGGCATTATTATGACGAGATGCTGACCGCGCAGGGTGAACAGCGGCCGCACTATAATGCCTGGTGGCAATGGTTTCGCAACACCGATCAATTCTCTATCCGGCAGAAAAAAGCGCAAGCGGAACTGCTTTTTCACCGTATCGGCATCACCTTTAACGTGTACGGCGAGGATGAGGGAACCGAGCGGCTGATCCCGTTTGATAGCGTGCCGCGGATCATACCCGCCGGGGAGTGGCAGCGCATTGACCGCGGCATTCGCCAGCGGGTGAAAGCGCTCAACGCCTTCCTCTATGACATCTATCATGAGCAGAATATTCTGCGCGCGGGGCTGATCCCGGCCGAGCAGGTGCTGGCCAACGAGCAGTATCAGCCGTGCATGCAGGGCATCAACCTGCCAAACAACACCTATGCCCATATCACCGGCGTCGATATGGTGCGCAATAACGACGGTCAATACTACGTGCTGGAGGATAACCTGCGTACGCCGTCCGGCGTCTCCTACATGCTCGAAAACCGTAAGATGATGATGCGCCTCTATCCGGAGATGTTCGAGCAGCATCACATTGCGCCAGTGGAGCGTTACCCGAGCTACCTCCTGCAGACCCTGCGCGAAAGCTCGCTGGTGGATGACCCTTGCGTCGTGGTGATGACCCCGGGGCGCTTCAACAGCGCCTACTTTGAGCACAGCTTCCTGGCGCAGCAGATGGGGGTCGAGCTGGTGGAGAGCGCCGACCTGTTCATTAAGAACGGCGCGGTGTATATGCGGACCACCGAGGGGCCGCGGCGAGTGGATGTGATTTATCGCCGCATCGACGACGCCTGGCTCGACCCGCTGGCCTTCCGCGCCGATTCCATGCTCGGCGTACCGGGGCTGCTGTCAGTCTATCGCGCCGGCGGCGTGGTGCTGGCCAACGCTATCGGCACCGGCGTCGCCGACGACAAATCAATCTACCCGTACGTTCCGGAGATGATCCGCTTTTACCTCGGTGAACAGCCGATCCTCAGCAATATCCCCACCTGGCAGTGCCGGAAAGCAGAGGACCTGCGCTATGTGCTGAGTAACCTTGAGCTGATGGTGGTCAAGGAGGTCCATGGCGCCGGGGGCTACGGCATGCTGGTTGGCCCGCGTTCGACTAAAGAGGAGCGAGAGGCCTTCCGCCAGCGCCTGCTGGCCAATCCGGCCAACTATATCGCCCAGGACACCCTCGCGCTGTCGACCTGCCCCACCTTCGTTGATGAAGGTCTGTCGCCGCGACATATCGATTTAAGGCCCTACGTGCTGTCCGGGCAGGAGATGCGGCTGGTGCCCGGCGGCCTGACCCGCGTGGCGCTGACCGAAGGGTCGCTGGTGGTCAATTCGTCGCAGGGCGGCGGAACCAAGGATACCTGGGTGATGGAGGATGACGCATCATGCTAA
- a CDS encoding alpha-E domain-containing protein — MLSRTASELFWMARYLERAESYARVLDVTWKLSMIPRHSQQSRDLALPLNLSMTHELFQARHARFTMSNLLNFFALDGNNPCSIYSCVEMAWNNAHAVRGSLSAEVWESINATRIELRTLRQQGLGELGSDGFFEWVKERVHLFRGAVIGTLLRNDALSFIGIGTLIERAFATTQLLLIKDQQLTNDPDPVREYYRLDTLLNAVSAREAYNSLYRQPVSRETVMELLILRNDIPRSLRASIADLVGELEKIANDRSYQPLRLAHQLNVDLRFSTRDDLAQADLQTTLNGLLARINALSDSIRQTYLEAL; from the coding sequence ATGCTAAGTCGTACGGCGAGTGAATTGTTCTGGATGGCCCGCTATCTCGAGCGGGCGGAAAGCTACGCCCGGGTACTGGACGTGACCTGGAAATTATCGATGATCCCCCGGCACAGCCAGCAGTCGCGGGATCTGGCGCTGCCGCTGAATTTGTCGATGACCCACGAGCTGTTTCAGGCGCGCCATGCCCGCTTTACCATGAGCAACCTGCTCAACTTTTTTGCCCTCGATGGCAACAACCCCTGCAGTATTTACAGCTGCGTGGAGATGGCGTGGAACAATGCGCACGCGGTGCGCGGCAGTCTGTCGGCCGAGGTGTGGGAGAGCATCAACGCCACCCGCATCGAGCTGCGAACCCTGCGCCAGCAGGGGCTGGGCGAACTCGGCAGCGACGGCTTTTTCGAGTGGGTGAAAGAGCGGGTGCATCTGTTTCGCGGGGCGGTGATTGGCACGCTGCTGCGCAACGACGCGCTGAGCTTTATCGGCATCGGCACGCTGATAGAGCGCGCCTTCGCCACCACCCAGCTGCTGCTGATTAAGGATCAACAACTGACCAACGACCCGGATCCGGTGCGGGAATACTATCGACTGGATACCTTGCTCAATGCGGTCAGCGCCCGCGAAGCCTACAACAGCCTCTATCGCCAGCCAGTCAGTCGCGAAACGGTGATGGAGCTGCTGATCCTGCGTAACGATATTCCGCGTTCGCTGCGCGCCAGCATTGCCGATCTGGTCGGCGAGCTGGAGAAGATCGCCAACGATCGCTCCTATCAACCGCTGCGCCTGGCCCATCAGCTCAACGTTGACCTGCGCTTCAGCACCCGCGACGACCTGGCGCAGGCGGACCTGCAGACCACCCTTAACGGCCTGCTGGCGAGAATTAACGCGCTGTCCGACAGCATCAGACAAACCTATCTGGAGGCCTTATGA
- a CDS encoding transglutaminase family protein, translated as MKLVIDHLTRYGYDEEVKFSTQYLRLTPRSTGRQTITAWTLTLPDGAAVTTTDGWGNVLHVLTLDNPHKEITIRASGIVDIADEGEETRDEEAELLSPLVFLRCTPLTRADTAIREFAQRLYRPDAAEESLNQLMADLLLRMPYSPGATQVQDSAADAFARAKGVCQDHTHVFLACCRALEIPARYVSGYVYSDNAQHVAMHAWAEVWLDGRWLSFDITNNTRRLNQHLRLATGLDYLDACPVRGTRLGGGGEIMLTNAEVREHSQQAQQQ; from the coding sequence ATGAAACTGGTCATCGATCATCTCACCCGCTATGGCTACGATGAAGAAGTGAAGTTTTCCACCCAGTATCTGCGCCTGACGCCGCGCAGTACCGGCCGGCAGACCATCACCGCCTGGACGCTGACCCTGCCGGACGGGGCGGCGGTGACCACTACCGACGGCTGGGGCAATGTGCTGCATGTGCTGACGCTGGATAACCCGCACAAGGAGATCACTATCCGCGCCAGCGGGATTGTCGATATCGCCGATGAAGGGGAGGAGACGCGTGATGAAGAGGCCGAGCTGCTGTCGCCGCTGGTTTTTCTGCGCTGTACGCCGCTAACCCGCGCCGATACGGCGATTCGTGAGTTTGCCCAGCGCCTCTATCGTCCCGATGCGGCGGAAGAAAGTCTGAATCAACTGATGGCGGATCTGCTGTTAAGAATGCCATACTCCCCCGGCGCGACCCAGGTGCAGGACTCCGCCGCCGACGCCTTCGCCCGCGCGAAGGGAGTGTGCCAGGATCATACCCATGTTTTTCTGGCCTGCTGCCGCGCACTGGAGATCCCGGCGCGCTACGTCAGCGGCTATGTTTACAGCGATAACGCTCAGCATGTGGCGATGCACGCCTGGGCGGAAGTCTGGCTCGACGGCCGCTGGCTGTCGTTTGATATCACCAATAATACCCGTCGCCTGAATCAGCATTTGCGGCTGGCGACCGGGCTGGATTATCTCGACGCCTGCCCGGTACGGGGCACCCGGCTGGGCGGCGGCGGGGAGATTATGTTAACCAACGCTGAAGTGCGCGAACACAGCCAGCAGGCGCAGCAGCAATAA